The Fundulus heteroclitus isolate FHET01 chromosome 13, MU-UCD_Fhet_4.1, whole genome shotgun sequence genome contains a region encoding:
- the LOC105916912 gene encoding sal-like protein 3 — translation MSRRKQAKPQQLRSEEEEAAEEEGASRSAARCRTGAVGAAVEADAGCSSSSEETHVCARCSAQFFSWAELNQHRSVCTEDPMVLIMKDSLPEEPPGRPSPVPSVASSGSSAAESTDGLFELTNDNDSLGPLEEGREWDEGMELEASPCSASSPPPPDSSDPAASPASAAYRMPSTNVTLEILHSTRVAVAQFSQGVRSSGLGGTAASAAIPVILEHLLALQQQQVHQLQLIEQICSQVAVMNRQPTQAASKPASRSAPLASNPGLLPPPVLPLSGTTPSSVNGQASLPSVLEKPQSVPSQTFRGQSTFAPADSATSPLSTLPPPYSASNGSLPQAGLLSSSSGLPFLPQSPPSGVIFPNPLASIAATASALDPLVALMKQRKGASLFDAKPGPEEPFFKHKCRFCAKVFGSDSALQIHLRSHTGERPFKCNICGNRFSTKGNLKVHFQRHKDKYPHVQMNPFPVPEYLDNVPTSSGIPYGMSVPPEKPVSSWLDTKPVVATLPATVAPPLSSAVPRIGGSDDPVSVTASVKSPYQAAPGECASDPPAHRGGEAAFPPVSETDASKILKTGEAQLPQSCTLSPRADPVNEPPSRATTPEPSASSSPILPFTDSLQTSETSKLQQLVENIDKKMADPNQCVLCHRVLSCQSALRMHYRVHTGERPFKCKLCGRAFSTKGNLKTHVAVHRESPPARLQHACPICEEKLSDAVALQQHIRLHMVGRISDGTDSYERLSSNELTGDVSMEDEEEDEEEENMEDDVNPPPDCVSSGAAALQSQVRLTDTSAGLNHGFSVKPRDSSLLGAEELLAEKTVESSSRNSPQVSESSCSPNAGTSPLQSVSEGLAVNTPDGQQLLAASVKREQPQSPTSAQDPGKAFMQEESPYSVSFQLTRDRAADQSISSRISCSPSSSIKAEVTGQGPLNGVMEAQPPPAPFSVHVSAAYPTPGSPGVTSLLGPALPRRTPKQHNCNACGKNFSSASALQIHERTHTGEKPFVCSVCGRAFTTKGNLKVHMGTHMWTNAPARRGRRLSVENPMALLGGEALKFGDVFQKDPTTRAVNVDPGFWNRYATAITNSLAMKTNEISVIQNRSLAQLHPLSVMSAAAGPMASLSKTRMDLGRNRHFSMLIDDGKEIGIN, via the exons ATGTCCCGCCGAAAGCAAGCCAAGCCGCAGCAGCTCCgctcagaggaagaggaggcggcGGAGGAGGAAGGGGCGAGCCGGAGCGCAGCGCGCTGCAGGACGG GAGctgttggtgcagctgtggaGGCCGATGCaggatgcagcagcagcagtgaggAAACACACGTCTGTGCCAGATGTTCTGCTCAGTTCTTCTCTTGGGCTGagctgaaccagcaccgcagCGTCTGCACCGAGGATCCCATGGTGCTCATCATGAAGGACAGTCTTCCTGAGGAGCCTCCAGGCCGGCCCTCTCCGGTGCCCAGCGTAGCGTCCAGCGGCTCCTCTGCAGCTGAGTCCACAGACGGCCTCTTCGAGCTGACCAACGACAACGACAGTCTGGGTCCTTTAGAAGAAGGGAGGGAGTGGGACGAAGGGATGGAGCTGGAGGCGTCCCCGTGCAGCGCTTCCAGCCCTCCGCCTCCAGATTCCTCCGATCCCGCGGCCTCTCCGGCGTCCGCGGCCTACAGGATGCCGAGCACCAACGTTACGCTGGAGATCCTCCACAGCACCAGGGTGGCCGTGGCCCAGTTCTCCCAGGGGGTCAGAAGCAGCGGCCTGGGCGGGACGGCAGCTTCAGCCGCCATCCCGGTGATCCTGGAGCACCTGCtggctctgcagcagcagcaggtccacCAGCTGCAGCTCATCGAGCAGATCTGCAGCCAGGTCGCTGTCATGAACCGGCAGCCCACGCAGGCGGCATCAAAGCCGGCGTCCAGGTCTGCGCCTCTGGCCTCCAACCCAGGACTCCTCCCTCCTCCCGTCCTGCCTCTGTCGGGAACGACGCCCTCCTCCGTTAACGGACAGGCGTCTTTGCCCTCTGTGCTGGAAAAGCCGCAGAGTGTCCCCTCTCAGACTTTCCGTGGACAGTCCACGTTCGCGCCGGCAGACAGCGCCACCTCGCCCCTCTCCACGCTGCCGCCTCCCTACAGCGCCTCAAACGGCTCCCTGCCACAGGCCGGCCTCCTCAGCTCTTCCTCCGGCCTGCCGTTTCTACCTCAGAGCCCCCCCAGCGGCGTCATCTTCCCCAACCCCCTGGCCAGCATCGCAGCCACGGCCAGCGCACTCGACCCGCTGGTGGCCCTGATGAAGCAGCGCAAAGGCGCGTCTCTGTTTGACGCAAAGCCCGGCCCAGAGGAACCCTTCTTCAAGCACAAATGTCGCTTCTGCGCCAAAGTGTTTGGCAGCGACAGCGCGCTGCAGATCCACCTGCGCTCCCACACGGGGGAGCGGCCCTTCAAGTGCAACATCTGCGGCAACCGCTTCTCCACCAAGGGCAACCTGAAGGTTCACTTCCAGAGGCACAAGGACAAGTATCCTCACGTCCAGATGAACCCGTTCCCTGTGCCGGAGTACCTGGACAATGTGCCGACCAGCTCTGGCATTCCCTACGGCATGTCTGTCCCTCCAGAGAAACCCGTCTCCTCCTGGCTGGACACCAAGCCGGTTGTAGCAACGCTTCCTGCCACTGTGGCCCCGCCGCTTTCCTCCGCCGTTCCCAGGATCGGAGGCTCTGACGACCCGGTGAGCGTGACGGCGTCGGTGAAGTCTCCCTACCAGGCGGCTCCTGGCGAATGCGCGTCTGATCCACCGGCCCACCGAGGCGGCGAGGCGGCTTTCCCTCCCGTTTCAGAGACCGACGCCTCCAAAATACTGAAAACAGGCGAAGCGCAGCTGCCTCAGAGCTGCACGCTGTCACCCAGAGCCGACCCGGTCAACGAGCCGCCCAGCCGGGCCACCACACCAGAACCCAGCGCCTCCAGCTCCCCCATCCTACCGTTCACAGACTCCCTGCAAACGTCTGAAACCTCcaagctgcagcagctggtgGAGAACATCGACAAGAAGATGGCAGACCCCAACCAGTGCGTGCTGTGCCACCGCGTCCTCAGCTGCCAGAGCGCGCTGCGCATGCACTACCGCGTCCACACCGGCGAGAGGCCCTTCAAGTGCAAGCTGTGCGGCCGGGCCTTCAGCACCAAGGGGAACCTGAAGACCCACGTGGCCGTGCACCGAGAAAGCCCCCCCGCCCGGCTCCAGCACGCATGCCCGATCTGTGAGGAGAAGCTCAGCGACGCCGTGGCTCTGCAGCAGCACATCCGTCTGCACATGGTCGGCCGGATCTCCGACGGAACCGACAGCTACGAGCGCCTCAGCAGCAACGAGCTGACAGGGGACGTCTCcatggaggacgaggaggaggacgaggaggaagaAAACATGGAGGACGACGTCAACCCGCCTCCAGACTGTGTGTCGTCAGGCGCAGCGGCTCTGCAGAGCCAGGTGAGGCTGACGGACACGTCAGCGGGTCTGAACCACGGCTTCTCTGTGAAACCCAGAGACAGCAGCCTGCTGGGCGCGGAGGAGCTCCTAGCAGAGAAAACTgtggagagcagcagcagaaacagcccCCAGGTGTCCGAGTCCTCCTGTTCTCCTAATGCAGGAACATCTCCTCTACAAAGCGTCTCTGAAGGCCTGGCCGTCAACACGCCGGACGGCCAGCAGCTTCTGGCTGCTTCGGTGAAGAGAGAGCAGCCCCAGTCTCCAACATCAGCACAAGATCCTGGCAAAGCCTTCATGCAGGAGGAGAGTCCGTACAGCGTGTCCTTCCAGCTGACCCGGGACCGAG CTGCTGATCAGAGCATCTCCAGCCGGATCTCCTGTTCTCCATCCAGCTCCATCAAAGCTGAAGTTACCGGGCAGGGTCCACTGAACGGCGTGATGGAAGCGCAGCCGCCGCCGGCTCCGTTCAGCGTGCACGTCTCTGCGGCCTACCCGACCCCCGGCAGCCCCGGCGTCACCTCTCTGCTCGGCCCGGCGCTTCCCAGGCGGACGCCGAAGCAGCACAACTGCAACGCCTGCGGGAAGAACTTCTCTTCTGCCAGCGCCCTGCAGATCCACGAGCGCACGCACACCGGAGAGAAGCCCTTCGTCTGCTCCGTCTGCGGGAGAGCGTTCACCACCAAGGGCAACCTGAAG GTCCACATGGGGACCCACATGTGGACCAACGCTCCTGCCAGGAGGGGCCGGCGGCTCTCCGTGGAGAACCCCATGGCCCTGCTGGGTGGCGAGGCCCTGAAGTTCGGGGACGTGTTCCAGAAGGACCCGACGACGCGAGCCGTGAACGTGGACCCGGGGTTCTGGAACCGTTACGCCACGGCGATCACCAACAGCCTGGCCATGAAGACCAACGAGATCTCTGTGATCCAGAACAGGAGCCTCGCCCAGCTGCACCCCCTGAGCGTCATGAGCGCCGCCGCGGGGCCCATGGCCAGCCTGAGCAAGACCCGGATGGACCTGGGACGCAACCGGCATTTTTCCATGCTGATTGATGACGGCAAAGAAATCGGAATCAATTGA